In a single window of the Candidatus Dormiibacterota bacterium genome:
- a CDS encoding S53 family peptidase — protein PIIKRIDNAALQHDIQTTKDLEAALDIQIISALAPGARTVIYQAPDSERGFLDAIRTAIFDDELAPSILSISYGWPEQLWTPAAVSILEELFAAAALLGVSVFCASGDNGAELQYDGRPHVLAPASSPFVHACGATTIVADSPTLQETVWENTGGGFSERFGAPSWQKAMPAGPAQSAALGRGVPDIAAQESPGYLVYLDGVELAVGGTSAVAPMWAALAARVNQRLGTPIGFFAPLLYASHPTGFREIVDGSNGHFEAHAGWNACTGLGVPLGRAIEALLIHTA, from the coding sequence CGCCCATCATCAAGCGCATCGATAACGCGGCGTTACAGCACGACATACAAACCACGAAAGACCTCGAAGCCGCCCTCGATATCCAGATCATCTCGGCGCTTGCGCCCGGGGCGCGCACGGTGATCTACCAAGCACCCGACAGCGAACGCGGCTTCCTCGATGCGATTCGTACCGCGATCTTCGACGACGAACTCGCGCCTTCGATTCTCTCGATCAGTTACGGGTGGCCCGAACAGTTGTGGACTCCAGCGGCCGTGAGCATCCTCGAAGAGCTGTTCGCCGCCGCGGCACTCCTCGGCGTGAGTGTCTTCTGCGCCTCGGGTGATAACGGTGCTGAATTGCAGTACGACGGGCGGCCGCACGTGCTGGCGCCGGCGTCGAGCCCCTTCGTTCATGCGTGCGGCGCGACCACGATCGTTGCCGATTCGCCCACGCTGCAGGAAACGGTGTGGGAAAACACCGGCGGCGGCTTCAGCGAGCGCTTCGGCGCGCCGTCCTGGCAGAAGGCCATGCCCGCGGGACCAGCGCAGAGCGCGGCTCTCGGACGCGGAGTGCCCGATATCGCCGCGCAGGAATCGCCCGGCTATCTCGTCTACCTGGACGGCGTCGAACTCGCGGTCGGCGGAACGAGCGCTGTCGCTCCGATGTGGGCAGCGCTTGCCGCGCGTGTCAACCAGCGCCTGGGCACGCCGATTGGTTTTTTTGCGCCCTTACTCTATGCTTCGCATCCGACGGGTTTCCGCGAGATCGTTGACGGAAGCAATGGCCATTTTGAAGCGCACGCCGGATGGAATGCGTGCACCGGCTTGGGCGTCCCGTTGGGCCGAGCGATCGAGGCGCTACTAATTCATACAGCCTAG